Genomic DNA from Candidatus Dadabacteria bacterium:
CGATTTTTACGAAGACAACATGTTTCCCCTAACGCTCTCGGGTATAAAAGACGCTATTCTGGCTCTCAAGCGGCGCCCCGGCCACCACGGTGCGTCGAGACTCCCGGCGTGATGAGGATATATACCGTTGATGCTTTTACCGACGGGCCGAATTCTGGGAATCCGGCCGCTGTGTGCATTCTTGAAAAAGAAGTGCCGGACCGGACAAAACAGGAGATCGCTTCCCGGGTAAATCTCTCAGAGACTGCTTTTTTACTCAAGA
This window encodes:
- a CDS encoding PhzF family phenazine biosynthesis protein; the protein is MRIYTVDAFTDGPNSGNPAAVCILEKEVPDRTKQEIASRVNLSETAFLLK